A genomic stretch from Mycobacterium paraterrae includes:
- the pdxH gene encoding pyridoxamine 5'-phosphate oxidase — protein MAGPDNDHLAAMRKEYGSKERDGSPDLDVDWLDDGWLALLRTWIGDAERGGVAEPNAMVLATVSEGKPVTRSVLCKGVDEDGIVFFSNYDSAKGNQLAATPFASATFPWYLLNRQFHIRGPVTKVEPEATEAYWNNRPRGSQLGAWASHQSQPIASRAALIDQLDEVTRRFADEEKVPVPPNWGGYRIAPDEVEFWQGREDRLHNRIRVIGGRIERLQP, from the coding sequence ATGGCGGGACCCGACAACGACCACCTGGCCGCGATGCGTAAGGAGTACGGCTCCAAGGAGCGCGACGGCAGCCCCGACCTCGATGTCGACTGGCTCGACGACGGCTGGCTTGCGTTGTTGCGCACGTGGATTGGCGATGCGGAGCGGGGGGGCGTGGCCGAACCCAACGCGATGGTGCTGGCCACCGTCAGCGAGGGAAAGCCAGTCACTCGGTCGGTGCTGTGCAAAGGCGTCGACGAAGACGGCATCGTGTTCTTCAGCAACTACGACTCGGCGAAAGGCAACCAACTGGCCGCGACGCCGTTCGCGTCAGCCACCTTCCCGTGGTACCTGCTGAACAGGCAGTTCCACATCCGCGGTCCGGTGACCAAGGTCGAGCCCGAAGCTACCGAGGCCTATTGGAACAACCGTCCGCGCGGCTCGCAGCTCGGCGCGTGGGCGTCGCACCAGTCGCAGCCGATCGCGTCGCGGGCCGCGCTCATCGACCAGCTGGACGAAGTGACTCGGCGTTTCGCCGACGAGGAGAAAGTTCCGGTGCCGCCCAACTGGGGCGGGTATCGCATCGCCCCCGACGAGGTGGAATTCTGGCAGGGCCGAGAAGACCGGCTGCACAACCGAATTCGCGTCATCGGCGGGCGTATCGAACGTCTACAACCCTAA